A section of the Campylobacter concisus genome encodes:
- a CDS encoding basic amino acid ABC transporter substrate-binding protein: MKKIFALLLTAFVALCANELKFGTAANYPPFEYIDENNKITGFDIDLIDEISKRAGFSYKIVNMSFDGLIPALKAGKINGIISAMSATPDRLKSIDFTKPYYLTENIYLKKKGNDALKAKEELAGKKVGVQQGTIQELAANAINGAKVVPSEDTVPLIMGLKVGKFDAVILDSSIGYGFIKKNPELEAFFKEVDGSEGFSIAFDKGKESALIEKINQILDEMKKDGSYEALLKKYDLK; encoded by the coding sequence ATGAAAAAGATCTTTGCTCTTTTACTCACAGCTTTTGTTGCTCTTTGTGCAAATGAGCTAAAATTTGGTACAGCGGCAAACTACCCGCCATTTGAATACATCGATGAAAACAACAAAATAACAGGCTTTGACATCGATCTTATAGATGAAATTTCAAAGCGTGCTGGCTTTTCATATAAGATAGTAAATATGAGCTTTGATGGCCTCATCCCAGCACTTAAAGCTGGCAAGATAAATGGCATCATAAGTGCGATGAGCGCGACTCCTGATAGACTAAAGTCGATCGACTTTACAAAGCCATACTATCTAACTGAAAACATCTACCTAAAGAAAAAAGGCAACGACGCTTTGAAAGCTAAAGAGGAGCTAGCTGGCAAAAAAGTAGGCGTACAACAAGGCACCATCCAAGAGCTAGCTGCAAATGCGATAAATGGCGCAAAAGTAGTGCCTTCAGAAGATACTGTGCCACTCATCATGGGATTAAAAGTTGGCAAATTTGACGCGGTCATCCTTGATAGCTCTATCGGATATGGCTTTATCAAGAAAAATCCAGAACTTGAGGCATTTTTCAAAGAAGTTGATGGTAGCGAGGGTTTTTCAATAGCTTTTGATAAAGGAAAAGAGAGCGCATTAATAGAGAAAATAAATCAAATTTTAGATGAAATGAAAAAAGACGGAAGCTACGAAGCTTTACTTAAAAAATACGATCTAAAATAA
- a CDS encoding M16 family metallopeptidase — protein MRKILLLFCLVMGLFALQNDKDMLNGELKNGLKYYIKENKFPQKTAIFYLVINSGSTDEKDGEQGLAHFLEHMAFNGSRDFSKNELIKQLESLGVKFGADLNAQTSYDQTSYVLTINVNEKNLQDTFKVFSNWVDGIKIDPKELDKERGVIMEEERQRNTPGYRLYLAQTKDIFEGSIYLKRVPIGDMNVIKSVDAKHMQEFYERLYQPRFMSFVAVGDFDKNEIKSLIEKNFSQAKNTNSYIHPEKNISFKNGLNIFNYDSNETGMELVRLSYFDKFSQVVNEADVKRNLEDALIASLINMLYEQKNANNSSNLSTDFIAQTLQAKQKIYSFETNVLGGDFNASLKDMLGVIKGIKEFGFNKDDFEDVKKAFVANVDAKFKRSKTKKSSAYAGQILNMIENGGFVLRDEDDKELSLKLLNEITLADVNDRFRQILAISDERVRIFSKDGFKLSKDEFLKLFAKAPAYNTKLSASNNDKGLGNENLEPKEISSRSFDEKNGIYTYKMQNGSQVIFKPLATKKDSVLFAAVSKGGTSNLADPKLGSFAVALTNESGVGKFNNYELSKILNGKIVSYQKNIEGLTQGFFGSSSTNDLDSLLAVINLEFNAPRADANVLERIKQRAKDELSKEQNLPEYKFSTEFSKFFYENNKRVAPLEMADIDALKLNELKEIIKDKFTNAASYTFVIIGDTDEERLLPLIKKYIATLPKLGEAEEFKDDGVRSIKGQHTFKREYQSTRRSDVGINIINSDAKYSFEKAIRLRALSEILKTALREQIREDKGQTYGFSLNAKLARYPFEHSDMLISFTCDPVNTDKIIAEIKQIIASIKSSGAILPKHLEDFKAQSEISIKKDYEKPEFWQKLIISNKIFKTPLYTADEYISAVKVITNDDIKEAAKLYLKNMVISINNPK, from the coding sequence ATGAGAAAAATTTTGTTGCTTTTTTGTCTAGTAATGGGTCTTTTTGCGCTTCAAAACGATAAAGATATGTTAAATGGAGAGCTAAAAAACGGGCTAAAATACTATATTAAAGAGAATAAATTTCCACAAAAAACAGCTATTTTTTATCTTGTTATAAATTCTGGTTCAACTGATGAAAAAGACGGCGAGCAAGGTCTTGCTCACTTTTTGGAGCACATGGCATTTAATGGCAGCCGCGACTTTAGCAAAAATGAGCTCATTAAACAGCTCGAGAGCCTTGGTGTGAAATTTGGAGCTGATCTAAACGCGCAGACGAGCTACGATCAGACGAGTTATGTCTTAACGATTAATGTAAATGAGAAAAATTTACAAGATACATTTAAGGTCTTTTCGAATTGGGTAGATGGCATTAAAATAGATCCTAAGGAGCTTGATAAAGAGCGTGGCGTCATAATGGAAGAGGAGCGTCAGAGAAATACGCCAGGATATAGGCTTTATTTGGCTCAAACAAAGGATATTTTTGAGGGCAGTATCTATCTAAAAAGAGTGCCAATAGGCGATATGAACGTCATCAAAAGTGTAGATGCTAAGCACATGCAAGAATTTTACGAGAGGCTTTATCAGCCAAGATTTATGAGCTTTGTTGCAGTTGGCGACTTTGATAAAAATGAGATAAAAAGCTTAATCGAAAAAAACTTTAGCCAAGCAAAAAATACAAATTCTTACATTCATCCAGAAAAAAATATCAGCTTTAAAAATGGTTTAAATATTTTTAACTATGACTCGAATGAAACTGGAATGGAGCTAGTTAGACTTAGCTATTTTGATAAATTTAGCCAGGTTGTAAATGAAGCTGACGTAAAGAGAAATCTAGAAGATGCACTTATCGCAAGCCTGATAAATATGCTTTATGAGCAAAAAAATGCAAATAATTCATCAAATTTAAGCACTGATTTTATAGCTCAAACACTTCAAGCAAAGCAGAAAATTTATAGTTTCGAAACAAATGTACTTGGAGGCGATTTTAACGCAAGCCTTAAAGATATGCTTGGCGTTATAAAAGGCATTAAAGAGTTTGGCTTTAATAAAGATGATTTTGAAGATGTGAAAAAGGCGTTTGTGGCAAATGTAGATGCAAAATTTAAACGCTCAAAGACTAAAAAATCAAGCGCTTACGCAGGGCAAATTTTAAATATGATAGAAAATGGTGGCTTTGTGTTAAGAGACGAAGACGACAAAGAGCTTAGTTTAAAGCTATTAAACGAGATTACGCTAGCTGACGTGAATGATAGATTTAGGCAAATTTTGGCCATTTCTGATGAGCGTGTAAGAATTTTTAGCAAAGATGGTTTTAAGCTTAGCAAAGATGAGTTTTTAAAGCTTTTTGCCAAGGCGCCTGCTTATAACACAAAACTATCTGCTAGCAACAACGACAAGGGTCTAGGCAATGAAAATTTAGAGCCAAAAGAGATAAGCTCAAGAAGCTTTGATGAAAAAAATGGAATTTATACCTATAAAATGCAAAATGGCTCGCAAGTTATCTTTAAGCCACTAGCTACTAAAAAAGATAGCGTTTTGTTTGCGGCCGTCAGCAAAGGAGGCACATCAAATTTGGCTGATCCAAAGCTTGGTAGCTTTGCAGTTGCGCTTACGAACGAGAGTGGCGTTGGTAAATTTAACAACTACGAGCTGTCAAAAATACTAAATGGCAAGATCGTAAGCTATCAAAAGAATATCGAGGGTCTTACGCAAGGATTTTTTGGCTCGTCAAGTACAAACGACCTTGACTCGTTGCTAGCTGTTATAAATTTAGAATTTAACGCTCCAAGAGCCGATGCAAACGTGCTTGAGAGGATAAAGCAAAGAGCAAAAGATGAACTAAGCAAAGAGCAAAATTTGCCTGAATATAAATTTAGTACCGAATTTAGCAAGTTTTTTTATGAAAACAATAAACGTGTCGCGCCGCTTGAGATGGCTGATATCGATGCGTTAAAGCTAAATGAGCTAAAAGAGATCATCAAAGATAAATTTACAAACGCAGCCTCATATACTTTTGTAATCATCGGCGACACCGACGAAGAGAGGCTTTTGCCACTTATTAAAAAGTATATCGCCACTTTACCAAAGCTTGGCGAGGCTGAAGAGTTTAAAGACGATGGCGTGCGAAGTATCAAGGGGCAGCACACCTTTAAAAGGGAGTATCAAAGCACAAGAAGAAGCGATGTTGGTATAAACATCATAAATTCTGATGCGAAATATAGCTTTGAAAAAGCGATTAGACTAAGAGCATTAAGTGAAATTTTAAAAACCGCACTTCGTGAGCAGATCAGAGAAGATAAAGGTCAAACATACGGCTTTAGCCTAAATGCCAAGCTCGCACGCTATCCTTTTGAGCATTCAGATATGCTAATTAGCTTTACATGCGATCCCGTAAATACGGATAAGATCATTGCTGAGATAAAGCAGATAATAGCTAGCATCAAGAGTAGTGGCGCGATCTTGCCAAAGCATTTGGAGGATTTTAAGGCACAGAGTGAAATTTCTATAAAAAAAGATTATGAAAAGCCTGAGTTTTGGCAAAAGCTCATCATCTCAAATAAAATTTTTAAGACGCCACTTTATACGGCTGATGAGTACATAAGTGCGGTAAAAGTCATCACAAATGACGATATCAAAGAGGCTGCTAAACTCTATCTTAAAAATATGGTAATAAGTATAAATAATCCGAAATAG
- a CDS encoding putative quinol monooxygenase, whose protein sequence is MIGFYVNVKLKAECEAKFEEILKEIVPASRKDKGCISYECGMVVGGKNEYCFMEIWEDLASQKEHMKSAHMVKNAAALEACKESQEVKIVNFVSVKE, encoded by the coding sequence ATGATTGGATTTTATGTAAATGTAAAGTTAAAAGCTGAGTGTGAGGCAAAATTTGAAGAAATTTTAAAAGAGATCGTGCCAGCTTCAAGAAAAGATAAAGGCTGCATAAGCTACGAGTGCGGCATGGTTGTGGGCGGTAAAAATGAATACTGTTTTATGGAAATTTGGGAAGATCTTGCAAGCCAAAAAGAGCATATGAAAAGCGCTCATATGGTGAAAAATGCAGCCGCGCTGGAGGCTTGTAAAGAGAGCCAAGAGGTAAAAATAGTAAATTTTGTAAGCGTAAAGGAATAG
- a CDS encoding molybdopterin-dependent oxidoreductase: MKRRDFLRLSALGAASLQAKELGSAEQALFDKKSGLSANKFGAFYIRTIAGRVVETVPFEGDAYPNELNNAVIDYIQNESRVKYPFVRKSFLANPNNPKPELRGKEEFVRVSWDEAIKLSAKILKENFDKYGAEAIYGQVYQWGSLGKVGHSQKTAKRLLNVLGGYVNELGGYSYGAATVIMPHVTGFVDPALAPTKWEAILKNAKTIVFWGTNPVVSNKIAIGVPLHNSYKYYDEIRKKGESGEMKIYSVDVYHNDSAKYFDSKYLEVVPCTDTAMMIGMCNYLYEKGLYSKEFIEKYTVGFDKFKEYMLGTKDGVNKNLAWASKICGVSEQDLATFCEDLAKNDSVIVSGYAMQRQDHGEMAYWALVTLNAMLGHIGKEGCGFVTNDGMHKNADESFIAPKLAAFETKVPQKFIDSGLVPKTKGYEMPNSRLIDALLSPGKEITRNGKSYKLPKIRVMFNANGSTFTRHPDANRAIKAMRNVNAIITCEPFWTSTAKFSDIVLPAALEYERTDIEMANSTSEYLFAIKPLVKPFGESKSDYEIARLIAKEWGREEAFSEGKSELEWVKTIYEDAVKKAAELGYESMPSFEEFWKKGYFRFDKVDEKKRYFTNYKKFRDDPVANPLKTPSGKIEIYSETVAGFGYDDCPPHAAWLEPFEWLGAKNKKYPIAISGAHSKFRLHSQLNNSVLRNFNEIAEREPVLINPKTAEARGIKMGDVVRVFNDRGEILCGAFVTEDVPQNVVIVSEGAWYDPEKPGEKSLCLHGNLNVLTKDVPSSKMSQSNTAHTSLVNVEKFKGVPKRVTAFDAPKISIMHA; encoded by the coding sequence ATGAAAAGACGAGACTTTCTAAGATTAAGCGCATTAGGCGCGGCTAGCCTTCAAGCAAAAGAGCTTGGAAGCGCAGAGCAAGCGTTATTTGACAAGAAAAGCGGACTAAGCGCAAATAAATTTGGCGCATTTTATATAAGAACTATAGCAGGGCGCGTGGTCGAGACCGTGCCATTTGAGGGAGATGCTTATCCAAACGAGCTAAATAACGCAGTCATTGACTACATCCAAAACGAGAGTAGAGTAAAATATCCATTTGTTAGAAAGAGCTTTTTAGCCAATCCAAACAACCCAAAACCTGAGCTTCGTGGCAAAGAAGAATTTGTGCGTGTGAGCTGGGACGAGGCTATAAAGCTAAGTGCAAAAATTTTAAAAGAAAATTTTGATAAATACGGCGCTGAAGCGATCTACGGACAGGTTTATCAGTGGGGTAGCCTCGGCAAAGTTGGCCACAGCCAAAAGACCGCAAAAAGGCTACTTAACGTGCTTGGTGGCTACGTAAATGAGCTAGGTGGCTACTCATACGGCGCAGCGACTGTCATCATGCCTCACGTCACTGGCTTCGTCGATCCTGCGCTAGCGCCAACAAAGTGGGAGGCTATCTTAAAAAACGCCAAAACGATCGTATTTTGGGGTACAAACCCAGTCGTTTCAAACAAGATCGCCATTGGCGTGCCGCTTCATAACTCATATAAATACTATGACGAGATCAGAAAAAAAGGCGAGAGCGGCGAGATGAAAATTTATAGCGTCGATGTTTATCACAACGATAGCGCAAAATACTTTGACTCAAAATACCTTGAAGTCGTGCCCTGCACCGATACGGCGATGATGATAGGTATGTGTAATTACCTTTATGAAAAAGGGCTTTATAGTAAAGAATTTATAGAAAAATACACAGTTGGCTTTGATAAATTTAAAGAGTACATGCTTGGCACAAAAGACGGGGTCAATAAAAATTTAGCTTGGGCAAGTAAAATTTGTGGCGTTAGCGAGCAAGATCTGGCAACTTTTTGTGAAGACCTAGCCAAAAACGACTCAGTCATAGTTAGTGGCTACGCCATGCAAAGGCAAGATCACGGCGAGATGGCGTATTGGGCGCTTGTGACGCTAAATGCGATGCTTGGACACATCGGCAAAGAGGGTTGTGGCTTTGTCACAAATGATGGCATGCACAAAAATGCTGATGAGAGCTTCATAGCGCCTAAACTAGCGGCGTTTGAGACGAAGGTACCTCAAAAATTTATTGATAGTGGCTTAGTGCCAAAGACAAAGGGCTATGAAATGCCAAACTCAAGGCTCATAGACGCGCTTCTAAGCCCAGGCAAGGAGATAACAAGAAATGGTAAGAGCTATAAACTGCCAAAGATTAGGGTAATGTTTAACGCAAATGGCTCGACTTTCACAAGGCATCCTGACGCAAATAGAGCGATAAAAGCTATGCGAAATGTCAATGCTATCATCACTTGCGAGCCATTTTGGACAAGTACAGCTAAATTTAGCGACATCGTCTTGCCAGCTGCGCTTGAGTACGAGCGAACTGACATCGAAATGGCAAATTCAACGAGCGAGTATTTATTTGCAATAAAGCCACTTGTTAAGCCGTTTGGCGAGAGTAAGAGCGATTACGAGATCGCAAGACTGATTGCCAAAGAGTGGGGCAGGGAAGAGGCATTTAGCGAGGGTAAAAGCGAGCTAGAGTGGGTCAAGACAATATATGAAGATGCCGTTAAAAAGGCTGCTGAGCTTGGGTATGAGAGCATGCCAAGTTTTGAGGAATTTTGGAAAAAGGGATATTTTAGATTTGACAAGGTCGATGAGAAAAAACGTTACTTTACAAACTACAAGAAATTCCGCGACGATCCAGTGGCAAATCCGCTAAAAACGCCATCTGGCAAGATAGAAATTTACTCTGAGACGGTCGCTGGCTTTGGCTATGATGACTGCCCACCGCATGCAGCTTGGCTTGAGCCATTTGAGTGGCTGGGCGCAAAAAATAAAAAATATCCTATCGCAATCAGCGGCGCGCACTCTAAATTTAGACTTCACTCGCAGCTAAATAACTCTGTACTTCGCAACTTTAACGAGATCGCAGAGCGCGAGCCAGTGCTTATAAATCCAAAAACAGCCGAGGCTAGAGGAATAAAGATGGGCGACGTGGTGCGTGTGTTTAATGATAGAGGCGAAATTTTGTGCGGTGCCTTTGTCACTGAGGACGTGCCACAAAATGTCGTAATAGTAAGCGAAGGTGCTTGGTACGACCCTGAAAAACCGGGCGAAAAGAGCCTTTGCTTGCACGGAAATTTAAATGTGCTCACAAAAGACGTGCCATCAAGCAAGATGAGCCAGAGCAACACCGCTCACACAAGCCTTGTGAATGTCGAGAAATTTAAAGGAGTGCCAAAGCGTGTAACTGCATTTGACGCACCAAAGATTAGCATAATGCACGCATAA
- a CDS encoding dynamin family protein, translated as MFNEFINAYKARYFKVFTNDFKGELARLVNDLNDPSLHISEQIKESLNLLIDTLNEPPLIAVIGQFSSGKSTFLNALLGQDILPSGLTPVTAKAVRLKFAKMPLLSVKFINGSESLLASSDLAELNKLGEQVSSMMLYAPSEILKEINFIDTPGLNSLRDADTKETKNTLKKVSGAIWLSLANNAAKASELESIKEILKANDLKAICLINQKDKLSKEELESLLKHTRQTYGELFEDIIAISSKQALLGITNNDKGLLEASNFNEALKAIKECFLNKSFKENFIKVRAKKIVKLLTNEQEKHLEIYDNAQLILDEFSGSLDERLEAIKEEFKPKIALSYSQMSEVIKLAADEVFKLLKPFSKTKFNASKTLLNKEIYKRENFEVISLDSDEVFSKLIYEDVVFNKFFKRYKKDLKELENAITSAFNELYKNLEDKFLIYKSRYENYASFDDQALAYETKSINTYAGRTYENFLREYETAKFKATQKVSLFFEKLDIKLASNYENALKLAVYFIKQKIEKTLESHLQMNTPLYIPSAKDVYERMLDAFSLYEFEALMCSNSSFLNKILLDIKSDFNEIYTLKIAMLDGLKERVKEQISKIEELCENSLLLR; from the coding sequence ATGTTTAATGAGTTTATAAATGCCTACAAAGCGAGATATTTTAAGGTCTTTACAAATGATTTTAAGGGTGAGCTAGCTAGGCTCGTAAATGATCTAAACGATCCTAGCTTGCATATAAGCGAGCAGATAAAAGAGAGCTTAAATTTACTAATAGACACTCTAAATGAGCCACCACTAATAGCTGTTATCGGTCAATTTTCAAGTGGAAAATCAACATTTTTAAACGCACTTCTTGGTCAAGATATCTTGCCATCAGGACTAACTCCAGTCACCGCAAAGGCTGTGAGGCTAAAATTTGCAAAGATGCCACTTCTAAGCGTGAAATTTATAAACGGTAGCGAAAGCCTGCTAGCAAGTAGCGATCTAGCCGAGCTAAATAAGTTAGGCGAGCAAGTTTCTAGTATGATGCTTTATGCGCCAAGTGAAATTTTAAAAGAGATAAATTTCATCGACACTCCTGGCCTAAACTCGCTAAGAGATGCTGACACAAAAGAGACAAAAAATACGCTAAAAAAGGTTAGCGGCGCAATATGGCTAAGCCTTGCAAACAACGCCGCAAAGGCAAGCGAGCTTGAAAGTATCAAAGAAATTTTAAAAGCAAATGATCTAAAAGCGATCTGCCTAATCAACCAAAAGGACAAGCTAAGTAAGGAAGAGCTTGAAAGTTTGCTAAAACACACTAGGCAAACTTATGGCGAGCTTTTTGAGGATATCATCGCTATCTCATCAAAGCAAGCCCTTCTTGGCATAACAAATAATGACAAAGGCCTACTTGAAGCTTCAAATTTTAATGAAGCTCTAAAGGCTATTAAAGAGTGCTTTTTAAACAAGAGCTTTAAAGAAAATTTCATAAAAGTAAGGGCAAAAAAGATCGTAAAACTCCTAACCAACGAGCAAGAAAAACATCTAGAAATTTATGATAATGCGCAGTTGATTTTAGATGAATTTAGTGGCTCATTAGATGAGAGGCTGGAGGCGATAAAAGAGGAGTTTAAGCCAAAGATCGCTTTAAGTTATAGTCAAATGAGTGAAGTTATAAAACTTGCCGCCGATGAAGTATTTAAGCTACTTAAGCCATTTTCAAAGACAAAATTTAACGCTTCAAAGACGCTTTTAAACAAAGAAATTTATAAGCGTGAAAATTTTGAGGTAATAAGTCTTGATAGCGACGAAGTCTTTTCAAAACTTATCTACGAAGATGTGGTTTTTAATAAATTTTTTAAACGCTACAAAAAAGATCTAAAAGAGCTAGAAAATGCAATAACCTCAGCATTTAATGAGCTTTATAAAAATTTAGAGGATAAATTTTTAATATACAAATCTCGCTATGAAAATTACGCTAGCTTTGATGATCAAGCCTTGGCTTACGAAACAAAATCCATAAATACCTATGCCGGACGGACATATGAAAATTTTTTAAGAGAGTATGAAACGGCTAAATTTAAGGCCACACAAAAGGTCTCTTTGTTTTTTGAAAAGCTTGATATAAAGCTAGCCTCAAACTATGAAAACGCGCTCAAACTCGCGGTTTATTTTATAAAACAAAAGATAGAAAAGACGCTAGAGTCGCACCTGCAGATGAATACACCACTTTATATTCCAAGTGCAAAAGATGTCTATGAGCGCATGCTTGATGCGTTTAGCCTTTATGAGTTTGAAGCTTTAATGTGCTCAAACAGCTCGTTTTTAAATAAAATTTTGCTTGATATAAAGAGCGATTTTAATGAAATTTATACTTTAAAAATAGCAATGCTTGATGGCTTAAAAGAAAGAGTTAAAGAGCAAATCTCAAAGATTGAAGAGCTTTGTGAAAATTCATTGTTATTAAGATAA
- a CDS encoding dynamin family protein, whose amino-acid sequence MDEFLNHAWHLNKIYANTDASVPFYPDLLALLLSCDEKNLDEFMALAEFRTILKKLGVGLDIFSIQSAQLATLKALNEAKISSDELVTYLQKLCDEKIISHEKFDFLIKFISKNSNQNKAEISNAKPKDHFHKSLDFLNEINEKASILGEDKEFLLALKKAKKRSNETLFNIAVSGIINSGKSTLLNALLNKSVLGTSNVPETINLTILKHASNSHAKVNFYSPDELEKLGLSSKNLPASSVEISLDEIKNYTSSSSKTANLVKSVELYDDLELLRDNVCIIDTPGIDDAIVLREQITTNFMKECDLLAHLMNASQSATQKDALFLKKCLENSHIVRVAIVLTHADELDAKDINETLNYVKKAIGEQINDIKIDYFALSAKAYLDGALNSGVPEFKEYLYDVLFGKDSKKSALILSSYQKELQNILKTKLEATKAEILELKAFGLELEALQNEQANIKNSLNENFTKLERLLESELKKLDDKNVKDIYKMGLEALLQNLNEKLKSEIAYCKSKRENLNLKSLTQIAKTTLHDGVAALMREARNETLVQTKSCEQNIALSFDGFKVSENKIFSINDFLKQMGVELDFSELLDELEAKILSKNEPDEALLSLRQNLLNNKSISQFCETLAEHEKKLLKERVKAYEMSQKEALNKRLLVLNEKLNELNLQNQSSISKLKQKTSLQDEIFSLLEDIKNV is encoded by the coding sequence ATGGACGAGTTTTTAAATCACGCTTGGCATTTAAATAAAATTTACGCCAATACCGATGCGAGCGTGCCTTTTTACCCAGATCTACTGGCGCTTCTTTTATCTTGTGATGAGAAAAATTTAGATGAGTTTATGGCTCTTGCTGAGTTTAGAACTATCTTAAAAAAGCTAGGCGTAGGACTTGATATCTTTAGCATACAAAGTGCACAGCTAGCCACACTAAAAGCACTAAATGAAGCAAAAATTTCAAGTGATGAACTTGTAACCTACTTACAAAAGCTATGTGATGAAAAGATAATTAGCCATGAAAAATTTGATTTTTTAATAAAATTTATAAGCAAAAACTCAAATCAAAATAAAGCTGAAATTTCTAATGCGAAGCCAAAAGATCATTTTCACAAGAGCTTGGATTTTCTAAATGAGATAAATGAAAAAGCAAGCATACTTGGTGAAGATAAAGAATTTTTACTAGCTTTGAAAAAAGCCAAGAAAAGATCAAATGAAACGCTTTTTAACATCGCAGTAAGCGGCATCATAAACTCTGGCAAATCAACGCTTTTAAATGCGCTTTTAAACAAATCCGTCCTTGGCACTTCAAATGTGCCTGAGACCATAAATTTAACCATCTTAAAGCACGCATCAAATAGCCATGCAAAGGTAAATTTTTATAGCCCAGATGAGCTAGAAAAGCTTGGACTTTCAAGCAAAAATTTACCAGCTAGTAGCGTAGAGATCAGCCTAGATGAGATAAAAAACTATACATCTTCAAGCTCAAAAACGGCAAATCTCGTAAAAAGCGTTGAGCTTTATGATGACTTGGAGCTTTTAAGAGATAATGTCTGCATTATAGACACTCCTGGCATAGATGATGCGATCGTTTTAAGAGAGCAAATTACTACAAATTTTATGAAAGAGTGCGACCTTTTGGCTCATCTTATGAATGCTTCGCAAAGTGCAACGCAAAAAGACGCACTATTTTTGAAAAAATGCCTTGAGAACTCGCACATCGTAAGAGTTGCTATCGTGCTAACTCACGCTGATGAGTTAGACGCAAAGGATATTAATGAAACGCTTAACTACGTAAAAAAGGCGATTGGCGAGCAGATAAATGATATTAAGATAGATTATTTTGCCCTTAGCGCGAAAGCTTATCTTGATGGCGCTTTAAATAGTGGCGTGCCGGAGTTTAAAGAGTATCTTTACGATGTGCTTTTTGGTAAAGACTCTAAAAAATCAGCTCTAATTTTAAGCTCATATCAAAAAGAATTGCAAAATATTTTAAAAACAAAACTCGAAGCCACAAAGGCTGAAATTTTAGAGCTTAAGGCCTTTGGTTTAGAGCTAGAAGCTTTGCAAAACGAGCAAGCAAATATCAAAAATTCTCTTAATGAAAATTTCACAAAACTTGAAAGACTTTTAGAAAGCGAGCTAAAAAAACTCGATGATAAAAATGTAAAAGATATCTATAAAATGGGGCTTGAAGCACTACTACAAAATTTAAATGAAAAGCTTAAGAGCGAGATCGCTTACTGTAAAAGCAAAAGAGAAAATTTAAATCTAAAAAGTCTTACACAAATAGCAAAAACTACACTTCATGACGGAGTTGCGGCACTTATGAGAGAGGCTAGAAATGAAACTTTAGTTCAGACAAAGTCATGCGAGCAAAATATCGCTTTAAGTTTTGATGGCTTTAAGGTGAGTGAAAATAAAATTTTTAGCATAAATGACTTTTTAAAGCAAATGGGTGTAGAGCTTGATTTTAGCGAGCTTTTAGATGAGCTTGAAGCTAAAATTTTAAGTAAAAATGAGCCAGATGAGGCACTTTTAAGTTTAAGACAAAATTTACTTAACAATAAAAGCATATCGCAGTTTTGTGAGACGCTAGCAGAACATGAAAAAAAGCTGCTAAAAGAGCGAGTAAAGGCTTATGAGATGAGCCAAAAAGAGGCTTTAAATAAAAGGCTTTTAGTGCTCAATGAAAAACTTAATGAGCTAAATTTACAAAATCAAAGCTCAATTTCAAAGCTTAAACAAAAGACCTCCTTGCAAGATGAAATTTTCTCACTTTTAGAGGATATTAAAAATGTTTAA